The DNA segment TGGTGCCGTCCTTGCCGGCGGTGTCCATGCCTTGCAGCACGATAAGCAGGGCGCGACGATTCTCGGCATACAGCCGATAGGCGAGATCGGTCATCGCCGAGACGCTGGCCTCGGTCTCGGCCTCGGCGGCCTCGCGAGAATCGACGCCGTTCTTGAAACTGGCGTCAAAATCGGCAAGGCGGATCTTGTGGCCGGGCTTGACGGTGATCGGCTGCGACATGGCGAGTCCTGAGTGGCGTGCAGAAATCCTCTCGCGGCGCGAGACGCGCCGCGGTTGGGCACCACTCTAGGCGGCTCGGTGCGAAAATGCAAAATGCCGGCCGCCGCGACGCAGTACAGGGTGGCGCCTGGCGTCGCGACGGCACGGCGAGGGAGGAGCGTTGCTGCGATCAGAGTTCGCTGGAATCAGCGAGGGAAGTGTCGAGCGAATCGTTCACGAAAGGATGCTGGAAAAGTCGTCCGAGAGCGGTCCGTGGCGGATTTAGCCGCGGCGACCGACGAGACCTCGCATGGCCAAGGGCCCCATCGTAGCCGAGGGACGCATTGTCGGAGCTGCGCTAGGCTCGACCACGGTCACTCGTTCGGCTCCATAGCCACGTCGCTCGTTGCCGAGTCGCGGGGTCATGGCGTCGACCGCCTCGCGAGGATGGATGCGGTTGACCTTCGAACCGGTTCGCGGCGTGCTGCTGGCGGCATCGGTCTTGGGTCCGCGACGACCGGCAGCCCGCACGACGAGGGCCGGCACCACTTCTTCGGCCGACTCTTCGGTTTCGTCGATCGTCTCTTCGAGCATGGGCAACTCGGCACGGACGACACGCACCTCTCGCGGGGCCTCGATGCCGACACGAACCGATTTTCCGGAGACACGCAGGATGGTGATCGTGATCTCGTTTCCAACGCGAATCTGCTCCTTCAGCTTCCGTGTCAGCACCAACATGGCTTTCTCCTTGGCATCTGCCTGCGTCGGCAGGCTTTGTTTGATTTCCCATCGTTGTCGCCTGCGTGGGACAACGGAATTCTTCTATTGCAGGAGGCGTGCCAATCGAATTTCCGCCCGCGCGGAATAGTCCGCATCCATGGATGCGATATAGACTTACGACGAATAAAAAACATGGACACCAGTGCGCTACTGTGCGCATGTTTACAAGTGCTTGGAAAGGCTACAAACTGGCCTTGTAGCGTCTGTCCGAGAGGGCCACTAGCGGTGGTGGCTCAGGCGCGTTTCTTCGCGCGGTGGGCGATCTGGTCGCGCAATTGGGCGGCCAACTCGTACTGCTCGCGCGAGATGGCGTCGGCCAGTCGTTCCGAGAGGGTCTGACCGACGTTGTATTGGTCGCGGAGCGATTCACGCAGCTCGACCAGCCGGGCGACCATCTCGTCTTCCTCGAAGGGCTCTTCGGCGTCGGCGTCGGCGTAGATTTCGCGCAGGCGATCGAGCCCGGTGTTCAGCGTCTCGATCGCCGGCTCCGGCCCGCGTTCTTCGAGCTCGGCCAGGGCCGCGGCCTGCGTGCGGTGGAAGAGGATAAACGGGCGGTATTGCTCGTGCGATTCGGTCCATTCGTCCGCGGGGGAGCAACTACGGACGAAGTCCATGAAGGCGAGATTGTGATCGGCATCGCGGACAGCGTGCTCGTATTCGCGCAGCGCCAGCCAGCAGATGCGACGATGGTAGAACTGCACGAGCTCTCGATCCACCTCGTTGCACTGCTCTTCGGTGAGGGTGAAGCCATCTCCCTCGTGGATCGCCAGGGCGAGCAGATAGTCGAAGTAGGTTTCGGCGCCGCCGGGACGCTGACCATCGGGGCGATGAGTCGTTTCGAGTTGCATGACCCCCAACTCGACCCGCATCTGCAGGACCTCGCGACCGTCGTGTGCCTCGACCAGCCGGACGCTGATTTCGCCTGGCTCGTGGGGCCAATCGCGGAGCACGTGATCGATATCTTGTCGCGGGGGACGTTTCGCCATTACTATTTCCTGGACGTCGCCGCCGGGCCAGCCCTTCACGTCGCTAGCAGCGGCCTTACCTCCACCCGATTATACGCAGCTGGGAAAGTGGCGACACCCAGGGAGCAAGGGTTGGGGAGTTTCTACGGTCTGCGACGTCTGACCGAAGCCCGGCTTTGCGGTGCCGAGGCACGGTTCTGGGCTTGGGAACCTGCACGGAGAATCTGCGATCGCGCCGGGGTGGTCGTGTCTGGCCAGATTGTCTGGCTGGTTTGCCAACCCGAAGCGTCAGGAACCAATCCCAAGCGCGAAGCGTCAGCAAGGGGATTCCTAGAAAGAACGTCGATCGAAGCGCTCCCTCGCTCACGCTTCGGGTTACGATTCCGCGAAAAGCACAATTTCAAAAACTCACGCTTCGAGTTTCTCTTGTCGGCGCCTTCGGCCGCCATAGAATCTTACCACACACGGGTGGTCGAGGTGCTCGACGCCACAGGGCAGGGGGGTTACCGTAGCAGCGACATGTCGCTCGAAGAGACCCCCATCCTGCGCCGCCTGCTCGTGCCCTATCGGCCCCGGCCCACGGCACGTACGTTCGACGCGCGGGCGCAGACGCAATCGCAGGATGGTCTCGACATAACGGTGGCCGTGCTCGACAGCAAGGAAAGCCGGCACTATTTCGGCGTCCCCATGGCGCGGCGCGGCATTCAGCCCTTGTGGCTGCGCGTGGTCAACCGCGCCGAGGGCCCCTACCGGGTCAACCTGGTGGGGATCGACCCGAATTATTTCTCCGCGCACGAGGCCTCGGCGGCGAATCACTTTTCGAGCGGCAAGCGGATCCTCGGCTTCGGCGCCGCGGCGCTGCTCGTGTTCTTCCCGCTCATCTGGCTGCTGCCCTTCAAGCTCTTCGGCGCGTGGCGGGCGAATCGCCAGATGGACGACTACTTTCACGAACACGCCTTTCGCTTGCGCCCCGTCGAACCGGGCGAGACGTCGGAGGGGTTTGTCTTCACCTCCCTCGATATCGGCAACAAGATCATCCACGTACGACTGCTCGGGATCGAGGACACGCGCGAGTTCGTCTTTTCGGTGCCCGTGCCGGGGCTCGACGCCGACTACGCGCGGCGGGCGTTTCAGGATCTCTACCCAGCGGAGCAGCAAATCGAGTGCGACGAACTGTCGCTGGGACATCACCTGGCCGAGGCGCCGGCGACCACGCTCAACGGTCGCGGCACACGTTTCGGCGATCCGGTAAACCTGGTGATCGTGGGAGAGTTCCCCACGGTGGTGAGCGCCTTCGGCGCACGCTGGGACGAGACCGAGGTGATTACGCTGGCGACGTGCTGGAAGACGGCACGAGCGTTCTTGACCGGCTCCGAATATCGCTACTCGCCCGTGAGCCCATTGCACCTCTACGGACGCATCCAGGACTTTGCCTTGCAGCGTGTGCGCAAATCGATCAACGAGCGGCTGCACATGCGGTTGTGGGCCACGCCGTTGCGACTCGGGGGACAGCCGGTCTGGGTCGGCCAGGTCAGCCGCGACATGGGCGTACGCCTGACCTGGCGGACCTGGAACCTGACGACCCACCGGATCGATCCCGATATCGACGAAGCTCGCGACTATGTGCTCGAAGACCTGTTTCAGGCGGGACGCCTCAAGTTGGCGGGCTACGTCACACGGCAGGATGCCGTGCCGGGAGAAATCCGCCGCCGCAACCTGACTGGGGATCCCTATTTCACCGACGGCAAGCTGGCCGTGATGGTGGTTTCGCCCACGCGAACCACGGCGCGATTCGTAGCCTGGGAATAGATCGCGGATTTCGCCCGCGAGATGGAAACGGTCTGTCGGCCGCACTATCCTGGTCGGCGCGGCCGCAGGGCGTCACTCTCGCCCGCCGCACACCTCATCCCCCCAGGCCACGACCATGAAATTCTGGCTCACCTGCCTCTCCGTTGGCTGTATCGCATGGAGCGTCTGGCCGGTGACGTCGATCGCGGCCGGCTTGTTACGTGCCGGTGTGGCCAAGGTCGAGATCACCGACCGTGCGGCGGGACCGGTCCACGATCCGCTCTACGTCAAGGCGCTCGTGCTCGAGAACAACTCGACGCGAGCCGTGCTGATCACGCTCGACGCGGTGGCCATCGCCGAGATCGGCACCATTCCGAACAGCTATCTGGGAGACGTGCGCGCCCGGCTGGAGAAAGAGCTGGGCATCGCGCCGGCGAGCGTCCTCGTCAACGCGAGTCATTGCCACGGCATCGTCTGCGCCGACGTGGTCGAGAGAACCTTTGCCGCGGTGAAAGAGGCCGTGGCGGGACTCGTGCCCGTGAGAGTGGGAGCAGGCGTCGGACACGAAGACCGCATCATGGAGAACCGGCGTCTCAAGATGAAGGACGGTCGCGAAGTCGACGTGCGCCATGCGTACTCGCTGCCGCCGGATGACGAAGTCGCGGCCGTGGGGCCCGTCGATCCTGAGATCGGGATATTGCGACTCGATCGTCGCGACGGTCGCCCGCTGGCGGTGGTGTATAACTTCGCCTGCCATCCGATTCAAAGCGTGCCGAACGGGGGCAATACGGCCGACATGAGCGGTTTCGCCTCGCGCGTCATCGAACAGAATCTGGCCGAGGACACGATCGCGCTGTACGTGCAGGGGTGCGGCGGCGACATCAATCCGATCTGGTACAAAGACGTCGATCGCCCGCGCGACGGCGAACCGTTGGGCAACCTGCTCGGCCTGAACACGCTGCAAGCGGTTCGCAAGATCGAATGCCGAGACGACGACCGGCTGGCCATTCGCAACGAGGTGCTCGAATTGCCGCGCGCCAACACGGCCGAGCGGATCGTCGCGCTCGAGAGCGAGTCGCAACGGTTGCTTCGCTCGTTGCAGGGAACGCACCTGAATCTGAAGACGTTTCTCCCCCTGGCGGTGAAGTATGGCTGGTCGGAGGATTATCCCTCCTCTGCCGCGCATCGCTACTTGCGCGACGAGGCCGCCGGCCGAGACGACTTGCGCAAGCTC comes from the Pirellulales bacterium genome and includes:
- a CDS encoding carbon storage regulator; this encodes MLVLTRKLKEQIRVGNEITITILRVSGKSVRVGIEAPREVRVVRAELPMLEETIDETEESAEEVVPALVVRAAGRRGPKTDAASSTPRTGSKVNRIHPREAVDAMTPRLGNERRGYGAERVTVVEPSAAPTMRPSATMGPLAMRGLVGRRG
- a CDS encoding UvrB/UvrC motif-containing protein, translating into MAKRPPRQDIDHVLRDWPHEPGEISVRLVEAHDGREVLQMRVELGVMQLETTHRPDGQRPGGAETYFDYLLALAIHEGDGFTLTEEQCNEVDRELVQFYHRRICWLALREYEHAVRDADHNLAFMDFVRSCSPADEWTESHEQYRPFILFHRTQAAALAELEERGPEPAIETLNTGLDRLREIYADADAEEPFEEDEMVARLVELRESLRDQYNVGQTLSERLADAISREQYELAAQLRDQIAHRAKKRA
- a CDS encoding LssY C-terminal domain-containing protein, which gives rise to MLDATGQGGYRSSDMSLEETPILRRLLVPYRPRPTARTFDARAQTQSQDGLDITVAVLDSKESRHYFGVPMARRGIQPLWLRVVNRAEGPYRVNLVGIDPNYFSAHEASAANHFSSGKRILGFGAAALLVFFPLIWLLPFKLFGAWRANRQMDDYFHEHAFRLRPVEPGETSEGFVFTSLDIGNKIIHVRLLGIEDTREFVFSVPVPGLDADYARRAFQDLYPAEQQIECDELSLGHHLAEAPATTLNGRGTRFGDPVNLVIVGEFPTVVSAFGARWDETEVITLATCWKTARAFLTGSEYRYSPVSPLHLYGRIQDFALQRVRKSINERLHMRLWATPLRLGGQPVWVGQVSRDMGVRLTWRTWNLTTHRIDPDIDEARDYVLEDLFQAGRLKLAGYVTRQDAVPGEIRRRNLTGDPYFTDGKLAVMVVSPTRTTARFVAWE